A window from Rhizosphaericola mali encodes these proteins:
- a CDS encoding PepSY-associated TM helix domain-containing protein — MQKKQVKKHNRSLFYRISAWLHLWLGLITGIIVIIVCLTGCIWCFNEEITDLLDPHAKIEAQNRSVLAPSQLNTAIRKNYSEYKLQSYSMREGKSILAYLNPNKSLIVKDSTIGNMEVKINPYTGEILSEKKYTKGETPFFRWILNGHRFLWVRKGATGRIIINYSILIFIITLVTGLVLWWPKKWNKSTKDRCFKIKWNGTVKRINYDLHNVLGFYTLCFLLVIACTGIVYGIDWFSKSTYWLTTGGKTNDEYKRLESDSADLGKFYTPEKAMDIAWEKTKKLNADAKGFYIGMADTTNPKATIFITFYPSKGKFYDNRNYIFDQNNLKQLVQPSIYGTPYEQGNPGEKLRKLNYDLHVGSVLGLPGKFLAFGSSLIGASLPITGFIVWWGKKKKSKKKK, encoded by the coding sequence ATGCAAAAGAAACAGGTTAAAAAACATAATCGATCTTTATTTTATCGTATATCGGCTTGGCTGCATTTGTGGCTTGGCTTGATTACTGGCATTATTGTAATTATCGTATGTCTTACGGGTTGCATCTGGTGTTTCAATGAAGAAATTACAGATCTATTAGATCCTCATGCAAAGATAGAAGCTCAAAATAGATCGGTTTTAGCCCCATCTCAATTAAACACTGCTATTAGAAAAAATTATTCAGAGTATAAATTACAGAGCTACTCCATGCGAGAAGGTAAGTCTATATTGGCTTATTTGAATCCAAATAAATCTTTGATTGTCAAAGATTCCACTATCGGGAATATGGAAGTCAAAATAAACCCTTACACTGGCGAAATTTTATCCGAAAAAAAATATACAAAAGGAGAGACGCCTTTTTTTAGATGGATTTTAAATGGACATCGTTTTTTGTGGGTAAGAAAAGGCGCTACTGGTAGAATCATTATTAACTACAGTATTTTGATATTTATTATTACACTAGTTACAGGTTTAGTTTTGTGGTGGCCCAAAAAATGGAACAAATCTACCAAGGATCGCTGTTTTAAAATTAAGTGGAATGGTACGGTAAAAAGGATCAACTACGATTTGCATAACGTTTTGGGTTTTTATACGCTTTGTTTTTTATTGGTGATCGCTTGTACAGGCATTGTGTATGGGATTGATTGGTTTAGTAAATCCACCTATTGGCTGACGACTGGTGGAAAAACAAATGATGAATATAAAAGATTAGAATCTGATTCCGCAGATTTGGGCAAATTTTATACTCCGGAAAAAGCGATGGATATCGCTTGGGAAAAGACGAAGAAACTCAATGCTGATGCAAAAGGTTTTTATATTGGAATGGCTGATACTACGAATCCCAAAGCAACCATTTTTATTACTTTTTATCCATCTAAAGGCAAATTTTACGATAATCGAAATTATATTTTTGACCAAAATAATCTTAAACAATTAGTGCAGCCAAGTATTTATGGTACGCCTTACGAGCAAGGAAACCCTGGCGAAAAATTACGCAAATTGAACTATGATCTTCATGTGGGTAGTGTATTGGGATTGCCTGGGAAATTTCTTGCTTTTGGTTCTTCGTTGATTGGTGCTTCTTTGCCTATAACTGGATTTATCGTTTGGTGGGGAAAGAAAAAGAAAAGCAAAAAGAAAAAATAA
- a CDS encoding DUF6624 domain-containing protein, with amino-acid sequence MKIFIYTFLVLFLNNVLFSQRKHIVDLLADKLKIIQKGDSFYFLNQPINSISEYKKVMNTYWEDTYLNQIQNYLEADSLQTAFDLLKNMADSQFFFKEVIFENDSYWNKIKLNKEYPQIREKIKQNFNIFCEATQVKYPSIMRQLLWMLYVDQKYQYIQFFRNKYSFAYASNSNASIENLKNNTFVENKDSLDKYISQYGYLGPKEVGIMGADIVWVMVQHADFDFEFQKRMWSAMKIALKNDDCNPSNYALLTDRILVHENKKQRYGTQFHYVKKYQNGKVVQVHELWPIENTKHLDSLRKSMQLPPLKTYLQQMKNQME; translated from the coding sequence ATGAAAATATTTATTTACACCTTCTTAGTATTGTTTCTAAACAATGTTCTTTTTAGTCAGCGTAAACATATTGTTGATTTGCTGGCAGATAAATTAAAAATTATTCAAAAAGGAGATAGCTTTTATTTTTTGAATCAACCAATAAACTCAATTAGTGAATACAAAAAAGTCATGAATACTTATTGGGAAGATACCTATTTAAATCAAATACAAAATTATCTTGAAGCAGATAGTTTGCAGACCGCATTCGATTTATTAAAAAATATGGCAGATTCACAATTCTTTTTCAAAGAAGTGATTTTTGAAAATGATTCATATTGGAATAAGATAAAATTGAATAAAGAATATCCACAAATACGTGAAAAAATAAAACAAAATTTCAATATTTTTTGCGAAGCTACCCAAGTCAAATATCCATCAATTATGCGCCAACTATTATGGATGCTTTACGTAGATCAGAAGTATCAATACATTCAATTTTTTAGAAATAAATATTCATTTGCTTATGCTAGTAATTCAAATGCTTCCATCGAAAATTTGAAAAACAACACTTTTGTGGAAAATAAAGACAGTTTAGATAAATATATTTCCCAATATGGCTATTTAGGACCTAAAGAGGTGGGCATTATGGGTGCAGATATTGTATGGGTGATGGTGCAACATGCAGATTTCGATTTTGAATTTCAAAAAAGAATGTGGTCTGCGATGAAAATTGCGTTAAAAAACGATGATTGTAATCCTAGCAATTATGCTTTATTAACTGACCGGATATTAGTACACGAGAACAAAAAGCAGCGTTACGGGACACAATTTCACTACGTAAAAAAGTATCAAAATGGAAAAGTTGTGCAAGTTCATGAATTATGGCCTATTGAAAATACCAAACATCTTGATAGTTTGCGTAAATCGATGCAATTGCCTCCATTGAAAACGTATTTACAACAAATGAAAAACCAGATGGAATAA
- a CDS encoding SUMF1/EgtB/PvdO family nonheme iron enzyme, translating to MLSNSFKNIFWVAASGAFICSMTACKNNKLFKGKSEQSETTGWNYNDKDQGGYYKAKANSAPSAPGLVFVQGGTFTMGSTQQDVMGDWNNRPRRVTVSSFFIDKYEVSNLAYREYIHWMENAFSGSPNIINAAKPDTLVWRSELAYNEPYVEYYFRHPSYNNYPVVGVTWKQAHDYCIWRTDRVNQKALIDKGYQSKEVIKTEMNGAGKETFNTQAYLAGAYAGTPSTPGGKGKSTQLLDAQGNPRSNVQFEDGILTADYRLPTEAEWEYAALGLVENNIKPSDNKKIRGDETLSDKQLYPWQNDGFDGLRVTKKGKRQGEFMANFKRGNGDYMGTAGGLNDNAATPGPIDAFAPNGYGLYNMAGNVSEWVADVYRQNTSMDENDLNPYRGNEFKQPVMQNGQPVRDSMGRLEYTFEPDSISNSRRNYTSSYAANYLDGDSASGIYYGYGVSTLVNDHSRVYKGGSWNDMPYWLSPGTRRFLDENQSSAMIGFRCAMTHYGEAKGDGGAGSGNQFTPTRRKRR from the coding sequence ATGTTATCAAATTCTTTTAAAAATATTTTTTGGGTAGCTGCTTCAGGAGCGTTTATTTGCAGCATGACTGCTTGTAAAAACAACAAGCTATTTAAAGGAAAAAGTGAACAATCCGAAACCACTGGTTGGAATTATAATGATAAAGACCAAGGTGGTTATTACAAAGCTAAAGCAAATTCTGCACCGAGTGCGCCAGGTTTGGTATTTGTCCAAGGAGGAACGTTTACAATGGGCTCTACCCAACAAGACGTTATGGGAGATTGGAACAATCGTCCGCGTCGTGTAACGGTTAGTTCTTTTTTTATTGATAAATATGAGGTTTCCAATCTAGCTTATCGTGAATATATTCACTGGATGGAAAATGCATTCTCTGGTTCTCCTAACATAATCAACGCGGCAAAACCAGATACGTTGGTCTGGAGAAGCGAATTGGCATATAACGAACCTTATGTCGAATATTATTTCCGTCATCCATCTTATAACAACTATCCAGTTGTAGGTGTAACTTGGAAACAAGCGCATGATTATTGTATCTGGCGCACAGACAGAGTTAATCAAAAAGCCTTGATAGACAAAGGTTACCAAAGTAAAGAAGTTATCAAAACCGAAATGAATGGTGCTGGTAAAGAAACTTTCAATACACAAGCTTATCTAGCAGGCGCATACGCAGGTACGCCATCCACTCCAGGCGGCAAAGGAAAAAGTACACAATTGTTAGATGCTCAAGGAAATCCAAGATCCAATGTTCAATTTGAAGACGGAATTTTAACCGCTGATTACAGACTACCAACAGAAGCAGAGTGGGAATATGCAGCGTTAGGATTAGTAGAAAATAATATCAAACCTAGCGACAACAAAAAAATCAGAGGAGACGAAACTTTGTCTGACAAACAATTATATCCTTGGCAAAATGACGGCTTTGATGGTCTTCGTGTAACTAAAAAAGGTAAAAGACAAGGCGAATTCATGGCCAATTTCAAAAGAGGAAATGGTGATTACATGGGTACCGCTGGAGGATTGAATGATAACGCAGCAACTCCTGGTCCAATTGATGCATTCGCTCCTAATGGTTACGGTTTGTATAATATGGCAGGTAATGTAAGCGAATGGGTGGCAGACGTTTACAGACAAAATACAAGCATGGACGAAAATGACTTGAATCCATATAGAGGTAATGAATTTAAACAACCTGTTATGCAAAATGGACAACCTGTTCGTGATAGCATGGGCAGATTGGAATATACTTTTGAACCTGATTCTATCTCTAATTCAAGAAGAAACTACACGAGCAGCTATGCAGCTAATTATTTAGATGGAGATAGTGCAAGTGGTATCTATTATGGATATGGCGTATCCACTTTGGTAAATGATCACAGTAGAGTGTACAAAGGTGGTAGCTGGAATGATATGCCTTATTGGTTAAGCCCAGGAACAAGAAGATTTTTGGACGAAAATCAAAGTAGTGCGATGATTGGTTTCCGTTGCGCCATGACACATTATGGAGAAGCAAAAGGAGATGGAGGTGCTGGTTCTGGTAATCAATTCACTCCAACAAGAAGAAAAAGAAGATAA
- a CDS encoding DUF4290 domain-containing protein: protein MEYNTTREGLSMKEYGRHIQKMVDYLVTITDKEKRQEQAEILIELMGFLNPHLKNVEDFRHKLWDHLFYMSGFKLVVDSPYPIPTKEEYNEKPEPLPYPNHKPKYAHLGKNLEILIQKAKEETDLDKKKALTNTIAYYIKLAYSNWHKESVSDEAITAELNHLSNGELNMDSLPKFKFKPTIEPERVSNYGTKRSGFTNRGNNSNNNKNNSNNRSNNNSNRSNNNNNNNRKNNNRPGGGFGNGSSNNNFKKRFK from the coding sequence ATGGAATATAATACTACTCGTGAAGGTCTGAGTATGAAGGAATATGGTCGCCATATTCAAAAGATGGTAGACTATTTAGTTACTATCACAGATAAGGAGAAAAGACAAGAACAAGCTGAAATATTGATAGAACTCATGGGGTTTTTGAATCCTCATTTGAAAAATGTTGAAGATTTTCGCCACAAGTTGTGGGATCATCTTTTTTATATGAGCGGTTTTAAATTGGTCGTAGACAGTCCTTATCCTATTCCTACGAAGGAAGAGTATAATGAAAAACCTGAACCTCTTCCTTATCCCAACCATAAGCCGAAATATGCACATTTGGGTAAAAATTTGGAAATTTTAATCCAAAAAGCGAAAGAGGAAACGGATCTTGACAAGAAAAAAGCATTGACTAATACAATTGCGTATTATATCAAATTGGCCTATAGTAATTGGCATAAAGAATCTGTGAGTGATGAAGCAATTACTGCCGAATTAAATCATCTTTCCAATGGTGAATTGAATATGGATTCTCTTCCAAAATTCAAATTTAAACCGACTATTGAGCCAGAGCGTGTAAGTAATTACGGCACTAAAAGAAGTGGCTTTACGAATAGGGGTAATAACAGTAACAATAACAAGAATAATAGTAATAATAGATCCAATAACAATAGTAATCGAAGCAACAATAATAACAACAATAATAGGAAAAATAACAATCGACCTGGTGGTGGCTTTGGTAATGGATCTTCCAACAATAATTTTAAGAAGCGTTTTAAATAA
- a CDS encoding glycoside hydrolase family 25 protein, with translation MSQQNNLSKNKAIRKKKKNTSSPLVYFLALFGVLFLICLFGLRSCLRSKKNDGTFESYKAFGIQLPKGYDIHGIDVSYFQGNVPMQKLKTASDNDANISFVYIKATEGITRQDKRFAQNFANAKNAGLVRGAYHYFISSRNGKDQAKNFIQHVQLESGDLPPVIDIERVHHTTPAEMQKEVMDWIQTVQAHYGVKPIIYTFVSFYRDYLGSKFDEYPLWIAHYQKHTLPKINRSWLIWQHDEKGKIKGLKGNYDFNVFNGDSTDFENILIP, from the coding sequence ATGTCACAACAAAATAATCTCTCCAAAAATAAAGCCATAAGGAAAAAGAAGAAAAACACCAGTAGTCCATTGGTATATTTTCTCGCCCTATTTGGGGTTTTATTTCTTATTTGCCTATTTGGATTGAGGAGTTGCTTACGTTCGAAAAAAAATGATGGCACTTTTGAATCTTACAAAGCATTTGGGATACAATTACCCAAAGGTTATGATATACACGGCATCGATGTGAGTTATTTTCAGGGAAATGTCCCTATGCAAAAATTAAAAACCGCCTCGGATAATGACGCCAATATTTCTTTTGTGTATATCAAAGCGACAGAAGGTATTACACGTCAAGACAAAAGATTTGCCCAAAATTTTGCGAATGCAAAAAATGCGGGTTTGGTGCGTGGCGCGTATCATTATTTTATTTCTTCTCGTAATGGCAAGGATCAAGCGAAAAACTTTATCCAACATGTGCAATTAGAATCTGGTGATTTACCACCTGTCATCGATATCGAGCGCGTACATCATACGACGCCAGCCGAAATGCAAAAAGAAGTAATGGATTGGATCCAAACGGTTCAAGCTCATTATGGAGTTAAGCCGATTATTTACACGTTCGTTTCTTTTTACCGAGATTATTTAGGGAGTAAATTTGATGAATATCCACTTTGGATTGCACATTATCAAAAACATACTTTACCTAAAATCAATCGTAGCTGGCTCATCTGGCAACATGATGAGAAGGGCAAAATAAAAGGACTAAAAGGCAATTATGATTTCAATGTATTTAACGGCGATAGTACCGATTTTGAAAACATCCTTATCCCTTAA
- a CDS encoding radical SAM/SPASM domain-containing protein, producing the protein MYFNWDDTINLAKKLTFKRLWNAFKVMAGYQLSKLMKKPIQWGMPVSISFEPTTSCNLRCPECPSGLRSFTRDIGMLKDDFFKKTIDEISKELMYLTFYFQGEPYLNPQFLDMVKYAHDKGIYTATSTNAHFLTEEKAKKTVENGLDRLIISIDGTTQDVYQSYRVGGKLEKVLQGAKNIVKWKKELNSKTPFVFFQFLVVKPNEHQIEDVKKLAKEIGVDQVRFKTAQIYDYENDPNQLIPTIDKYSRYKKDKNGNMQVKSGMKNHCWKMTSSNVVTWDGLVVPCCFDKDADHRLGDLREQSFREAWHSKEYKRFRSGLYKGRSNIDICANCSEGLTVWED; encoded by the coding sequence ATGTACTTCAATTGGGATGATACCATCAATTTAGCAAAGAAATTAACCTTCAAAAGACTTTGGAATGCATTTAAGGTCATGGCGGGCTATCAACTGAGTAAGTTGATGAAAAAACCGATCCAATGGGGTATGCCAGTCTCAATATCCTTTGAACCTACGACTTCTTGTAATTTGAGATGTCCAGAATGTCCTTCCGGTTTGCGCTCATTTACTAGAGATATCGGAATGTTGAAAGATGATTTCTTCAAAAAAACAATAGATGAGATCTCTAAAGAGCTGATGTATCTCACATTTTATTTCCAAGGTGAGCCGTATCTCAATCCACAATTTTTGGATATGGTGAAATATGCGCATGACAAAGGAATCTACACCGCTACATCAACCAATGCGCATTTTTTGACAGAGGAAAAAGCCAAGAAAACCGTAGAAAATGGTTTGGATAGATTGATTATTTCCATAGATGGTACCACACAAGATGTGTATCAATCCTATCGTGTCGGTGGTAAATTGGAAAAAGTATTACAAGGAGCGAAAAATATAGTGAAATGGAAAAAGGAGTTAAATAGCAAAACTCCATTTGTATTTTTCCAATTTCTGGTAGTGAAGCCCAATGAACATCAGATTGAAGATGTAAAAAAATTGGCCAAAGAAATCGGAGTAGACCAAGTCCGATTCAAAACAGCACAGATTTACGATTATGAAAATGATCCGAATCAGCTGATCCCAACAATAGACAAGTATAGCCGCTATAAAAAAGACAAAAATGGCAATATGCAAGTTAAAAGTGGCATGAAAAACCATTGTTGGAAGATGACAAGTTCTAATGTGGTGACTTGGGATGGATTGGTCGTGCCATGTTGTTTTGATAAGGATGCAGATCATCGATTAGGAGATTTGCGTGAGCAAAGTTTTAGAGAAGCTTGGCATAGTAAAGAATACAAAAGATTCCGATCTGGTTTATACAAAGGCAGATCCAATATTGATATTTGTGCCAATTGTAGCGAAGGGTTAACCGTATGGGAGGATTAA
- a CDS encoding MarR family winged helix-turn-helix transcriptional regulator, whose translation MGFNSCLEHKEFRNDYHKMMVTLLATSAWMSDKMKCFLANEDITLQQFNILKILQENEKPLSILQIRQELIDKMSDASRIVDRLILKKLVKKQVCSTDKRLVDISLDKEGEELICRINQKMDQLDANCEHLNKEELNQLMNLLNKMRGDAKVAATETQHA comes from the coding sequence ATGGGTTTTAATAGTTGTTTAGAACATAAGGAGTTTAGAAATGATTATCACAAAATGATGGTCACGCTGTTGGCGACATCCGCATGGATGAGCGACAAGATGAAATGTTTTCTTGCTAATGAAGACATCACTCTGCAGCAGTTCAATATTCTCAAAATTTTGCAAGAGAACGAAAAGCCATTGAGTATTTTGCAAATAAGACAAGAATTGATTGATAAAATGAGTGATGCAAGTCGTATTGTTGATCGATTGATTTTGAAAAAATTAGTCAAAAAACAAGTTTGCTCTACAGATAAAAGATTGGTAGATATTTCTTTGGATAAAGAAGGAGAGGAGTTGATTTGCCGTATCAATCAAAAAATGGATCAATTAGATGCCAATTGTGAACATTTGAATAAAGAGGAATTGAATCAATTAATGAATCTGCTCAATAAAATGCGCGGAGATGCGAAAGTTGCAGCAACAGAAACACAACATGCTTAA
- a CDS encoding glycoside hydrolase family 10 protein — protein MFFKKIVFLLYIFLSTSLLGKAQNLFDTTDLPPKYEMRGAWVSTVGNIDWPSKKNLTPDQQRAEFVQIIANLKAIGLNAVFVQVKPAGDAFYPSEYDPWSEYLTGTQGQAPTPFYDPLKFMIEETHRQGMEFHAWINPYRMVMDVSRSSVADNHVTKLHPDWFVHYGKQMIFNPGMPEAVKYITGVVRDIVNRYDVDGIHMDDYFYPYQEHGAFHDEDAYKKYGNGMSLSDWRRSNCNALIESIHNAIVADNPMVKFGVSPFGIYRNKSSIYVDGSNTSGSQAYDELYADILLWLKNGWVDYIAPQLYWEIGHARADYATLLNWWSSHMYGKQLYIGEGIYRANEASMRSVWRGTTEFPKHIQMERALGNKVQGEILFSTKDILKNPNGWADSLALHYYRKPAIVPPMDWIDKNQPEAPEIWVEHQSNGLMVNALLEAQSKEEVVKSYVLYTSVNPANIGNSPDFIQPSVTKDAKVFIPWESIPVGCSKFYIGMTALDRENNESDLSNLLIVTRVSGNTWKVKLGSE, from the coding sequence ATGTTTTTTAAAAAAATAGTCTTTTTACTATACATTTTTCTTTCCACGTCTCTTTTAGGAAAAGCACAAAATCTATTTGATACGACCGACTTGCCACCCAAATATGAAATGCGTGGCGCTTGGGTTTCTACCGTTGGAAATATTGACTGGCCAAGTAAAAAAAATCTAACTCCAGATCAACAAAGAGCAGAATTTGTACAAATAATTGCTAATTTAAAAGCAATTGGTTTGAATGCGGTTTTTGTGCAAGTAAAACCTGCTGGGGATGCTTTTTATCCATCTGAATATGATCCTTGGAGCGAATATCTTACTGGAACACAAGGACAAGCGCCGACTCCATTTTACGATCCATTAAAATTTATGATCGAAGAAACGCATCGTCAAGGAATGGAATTTCATGCATGGATCAATCCTTATAGAATGGTGATGGATGTTTCGAGATCTTCTGTGGCCGATAATCACGTAACCAAATTGCATCCAGATTGGTTTGTGCATTATGGCAAACAAATGATTTTTAATCCAGGCATGCCTGAGGCGGTGAAATATATCACAGGTGTAGTGCGTGATATTGTTAATCGCTATGATGTAGACGGAATTCATATGGACGATTATTTCTATCCTTATCAAGAACATGGCGCATTTCATGATGAAGATGCTTATAAGAAATATGGAAATGGAATGTCATTGTCTGATTGGCGTCGATCTAATTGTAATGCATTGATCGAATCTATTCATAATGCGATCGTTGCAGATAATCCAATGGTCAAATTTGGAGTAAGTCCGTTTGGTATTTATAGAAATAAATCGTCCATATACGTTGATGGTAGTAATACTTCTGGCAGTCAAGCTTATGACGAATTGTATGCGGATATTTTACTTTGGTTAAAAAATGGTTGGGTCGATTATATCGCACCACAATTATATTGGGAAATCGGTCATGCAAGAGCGGACTATGCAACTTTATTGAATTGGTGGAGCAGTCATATGTATGGCAAACAATTGTATATAGGTGAAGGAATTTATCGTGCCAATGAAGCTTCCATGAGATCTGTGTGGCGTGGTACGACAGAGTTTCCAAAACATATTCAAATGGAAAGAGCCTTAGGCAATAAGGTTCAAGGCGAAATTTTATTTTCAACAAAAGATATTTTGAAAAATCCAAATGGTTGGGCTGATTCATTGGCATTACATTATTATCGTAAGCCAGCAATCGTACCTCCAATGGATTGGATTGATAAAAATCAACCAGAAGCACCAGAAATTTGGGTGGAACATCAATCCAATGGATTGATGGTGAATGCTTTGTTAGAAGCACAATCAAAAGAGGAAGTCGTAAAAAGTTATGTTCTGTATACTTCCGTAAATCCTGCAAATATTGGAAATTCTCCAGATTTTATTCAGCCAAGTGTAACGAAGGATGCAAAAGTTTTTATTCCATGGGAAAGTATTCCGGTAGGTTGCAGCAAGTTTTATATAGGCATGACGGCGCTAGATAGAGAAAATAACGAAAGTGATTTGAGTAATTTGCTTATTGTAACACGTGTTAGTGGTAATACTTGGAAAGTGAAATTGGGCTCTGAATAA
- a CDS encoding DUF2891 domain-containing protein, giving the protein MQKTKTLLGLLCIILILGKLNAQTTDLDKIIIVSNDSTKVQLTAAGAEHFAQLVLNCATKEYPNKTSHTMEDDSRDISPKELHPAFYGCFDWHSCVHGHWMLVKLLKQFPNMASATKIKELLASDLNKNKIVVEAQYYDKYKIAKSYERPYGWGWILKLDQELVDWKSNPDAQVWHENLQPLVEKVKQLWSAFLPDQVYPDRSGMHSNTAFAMVLALDYARTVKDTAFENLLVKRAKDYYLNDKNIPANWEPNATDFLSPSLEEADLMRRILSKNDFQNWLNSFYNAAGWQRILQLPTIKNRSDYMLVHMDGLNLSRAWCLYGLAKQSNDPKNAMKLKKAAIKDLLTTLPYIASGNYGGEHWLGTFAVYALNIINE; this is encoded by the coding sequence ATGCAAAAAACTAAAACATTACTTGGCTTACTATGTATTATTTTAATATTGGGTAAGTTAAATGCGCAGACTACGGATTTGGATAAAATTATTATAGTCTCTAATGATTCTACCAAAGTGCAATTGACGGCGGCGGGAGCCGAGCATTTTGCTCAGTTGGTTTTGAATTGTGCGACGAAGGAATATCCAAATAAAACTTCGCATACGATGGAAGACGATAGTCGAGATATTTCTCCTAAAGAATTACATCCGGCATTTTATGGTTGTTTTGATTGGCATAGTTGTGTGCATGGTCATTGGATGTTGGTGAAATTATTGAAACAATTTCCCAACATGGCTTCTGCAACAAAAATTAAAGAGTTGTTAGCTTCGGATTTGAATAAAAATAAAATCGTTGTAGAAGCGCAATACTATGATAAATATAAAATAGCCAAATCCTACGAAAGACCTTATGGCTGGGGATGGATTTTAAAATTGGATCAAGAGTTGGTCGATTGGAAATCAAATCCAGACGCACAAGTTTGGCATGAAAATTTGCAACCATTAGTTGAAAAAGTTAAACAATTATGGTCTGCATTTTTACCTGATCAAGTGTATCCTGATCGTTCCGGTATGCATTCCAATACTGCATTTGCAATGGTATTGGCATTGGACTATGCTAGGACAGTAAAAGATACCGCATTTGAAAACTTACTTGTAAAAAGAGCGAAAGATTATTATTTAAATGATAAAAATATTCCTGCAAATTGGGAGCCTAATGCGACAGATTTTTTATCTCCTAGTTTGGAAGAAGCGGATTTGATGCGTCGTATTTTATCAAAAAATGATTTTCAAAATTGGTTAAATAGTTTCTATAATGCGGCAGGTTGGCAACGTATTTTGCAATTACCTACTATAAAAAATCGTTCGGATTATATGCTCGTTCATATGGATGGTTTGAATCTTAGTCGTGCTTGGTGCTTATATGGTCTCGCAAAACAATCAAACGATCCGAAAAATGCAATGAAATTAAAAAAAGCTGCGATTAAAGATTTGCTAACTACATTGCCTTATATCGCAAGTGGTAACTATGGCGGAGAGCATTGGTTGGGTACATTTGCCGTATATGCTTTAAATATTATCAATGAATAA